One window from the genome of Nicotiana tomentosiformis chromosome 5, ASM39032v3, whole genome shotgun sequence encodes:
- the LOC104110596 gene encoding U-box domain-containing protein 4 codes for MVSLEESQSHSHSHSVNSVSSTTHIGQTRPYYYTPPPLSSAAKINRSIGRSMRTIRSSTTFRSTNCSGSVSENSGAISENLTDSVIDIHLGELSRKPPANKSSTSDEDYLELSQAFSDFSACSSDISGELQRLANVPVSDQSNPNFKPEPEPEPCFGFLEREKFSTEIIESISPEDLQPTVKLCVDSLNSPSVAVKRSAAAKLRLLAKNRADNRALIGESGAIPVLIPLLRCTDPWTQEHAVTALLNLSLHEPNKTLITSSGAIKSLIYVLKTGTDTSKQNAACGLLSLALVDENKLSIGACGAVPPLVGLLINGTNRGKKDALTTLYKLCSVKLNKERAIVAGAVKPLVGLVCENGNGLAEKAMVVLSILAGIEMGKVAIVEEGGIATLVEAIEDGSDKGREFAVLTLLQLCVDSVRNRGLLVREGGIPPLVALSQNGTAKAKHKAETLLGYLREPRQEASSSTP; via the coding sequence atggtttCACTTGAAGAATCTCAGTCTCATTCACATTCTCATAGTGTTAATAGTGTTTCTAGTACTACCCATATTGGCCAAACACGGCCTTATTACTACACTCCACCACCGTTATCTTCCGCCGCTAAAATCAACCGTTCAATTGGTCGGTCCATGAGAACTATCCGATCATCAACTACTTTCCGGTCAACTAATTGCTCCGGCTCCGTTTCTGAAAACTCCGGTGCTATTTCCGAGAATCTCACCGACTCCGTCATTGATATTCATCTCGGCGAGCTTTCGAGAAAGCCTCCAGCGAACAAATCGTCTACTTCCGATGAGGATTATCTAGAACTTTCTCAAGCTTTCAGTGATTTCTCAGCTTGTAGCAGTGATATCTCCGGCGAGTTACAGCGGTTAGCAAATGTTCCAGTTTCGGATCAGAGTAACCCGAATTTTAAACCCGAACCCGAACCTGAACCTTGCTTCGGGTTTCTAGAAAGAGAGAAATTTTCAACGGAGATAATCGAGAGCATTTCGCCGGAGGATCTTCAACCGACGGTGAAACTCTGCGTCGACAGCTTAAATTCTCCGTCAGTCGCCGTTAAAAGATCGGCGGCAGCTAAATTAAGGCTGTTAGCGAAGAATCGGGCTGATAATCGGGCTTTAATAGGCGAATCGGGTGCAATTCCAGTCCTAATCCCACTTCTCCGGTGCACCGACCCGTGGACGCAAGAACACGCAGTAACAGCACTCTTAAATCTCTCACTTCACGAGCCAAACAAGACCTTAATCACTTCCTCAGGGGCAATTAAGTCATTAATCTACGTGCTCAAAACCGGGACCGACACGTCGAAACAGAATGCTGCGTGTGGGCTTTTAAGCTTAGCTTTAGTTGATGAAAATAAGCTTTCAATTGGTGCTTGTGGTGCAGTTCCACCATTAGTGGGATTGCTTATAAATGGAACGAATAGAGGAAAAAAAGATGCTTTAACGACTCTTTATAAGCTTTGTTCAGTGAAATTAAATAAAGAGAGGGCTATTGTTGCAGGTGCAGTGAAGCCATTAGTAGGGCTAGTTTGTGAAAATGGGAATGGATTAGCTGAAAAGGCAATggtcgtgttgagtatattggcTGGGATTGAAATGGGGAAAGTGGCTATTGTTGAGGAAGGGGGAATTGCTACACTTGTTGAAGCTATTGAAGATGGTTCTGATAAAGGAAGGGAATTTGCAGTGTTGACACTTTTGCAGCTTTGTGTGGATAGTGTTAGGAACAGAGGGCTTCTTGTTAGAGAAGGTGGAATTCCT